The Chryseobacterium oranimense genome contains the following window.
GCACTGACTTATGAAAACGGGAAAAATTCCCAGCGGTATGGGATACAGCTGTCCGGCTCCTATAAGCCGTTTGGAAGCAGCCTGCTTGTATTAAAGGCTGTACTGACACCGACTTCGGAAACTTTAAGAACGAGTAAAGGCGCATTGATCAAGAATGATTATCTCGCGAATAATTTCTCGGTTTCTTCAGAATATAAATCGTTCAGTGTACAGTATATGGTAAACATCCCGGTGTACACGCTTAGCGGAGCTTTCCTTAATACAAATGAGAATCAGAACCACTTTTTTGCCAGTTACAGGCTCAAAAGCTGGAGTTTTACCGCAGGAATGTACTGGATCGGTATGCCTTCAGAATATAAAACAAAAAGTCTTCCGGAAAGTCTGGTAGATTATAATGTTCATACTAAGATTATGAATAATAAATCAATGTTTGTCCTTGGGGTAAGCTTTGATTTCTCAAAAGGAAAGAAAACAGAACTACAGAGAAGGCTGAATAACGAGACAGCGCCTGCAGCAACTTTTTAAAAACAATTTTGAATGTTAATAAAAAATCCCCGTTCCTTTGTAGGAGCGGGGATTTTGTTTTTATTATTTCTTGATGAATTTTGTATTCTTTGTGTCTGCAGCATTTTTTCCACTGATCTCTATGAAATAAGACGCTGGCGGAAGATCTGAGATCTGAATATTTCCGGATTTTACATCTGCTGTTTTAACCAGTTTCCCATCCAGACTGTAAATATTTGCTTTGGAGTAATTATCTGTATTTCCCTTGAAACCGATAAAGTCCTGTGCAGGATTAGGATAAACTATTAAATTTTCTTTTTTTACTGTAGTATTGCTGGTTGCCAGAAACGCTTCGTTTATAGCTAATGCAGTGCCTACTGTCTGGTTGATACTCAACAATGGAACACTGACGTTTCCGCTTGTAGAACTTAGCAGAGAATATCTGTGAGAAGCATCGTAATAAGCATAGGATGTATTGGTAGCTGTTCCGATAGGGTTGGCATAAACAACATCAAAAGATGAATATAGATTAAGGTTCTGTGTGTATTTTACTCTAAGAACATTAGTGTATGTTCTATTGCCTATAATCAGAGTTCCGTATGCATCAGCCTGGGCAGTCATTGTACCGCTGAATAATCCGTTGGCAACAGATGATGAGAAAGTCCCTTTAGCTGTATCATTTTGTGCCGGTCCATAAGTGGTAGGGTAATTATTATAAGTACCATTATCTACACTGAAATTTAAGGTAAGCTGTGGATTTATAATTCCTGTAATTTCCAGCTTAGTTGCAGAAGCTTTATAATAAACGGTCGTTGTTCCGTCTATCATTTTAATGGTAGAACCCGGAAATGTTGTTATCTCAGCAGAGGTAGGGGTGGAATAAGTCGTTACTGACGAAATTCCCATTGTAAGACTTCCGTTTGAAAACGTAGTGTTAGCTCCTGTTGCGGAGTTGTTTACGGGTCCGGTTACATGATTGTAATTGATAACGTTTCCGGAGATAGGATCATTGGCTGCTTTTGTAAGCGTGATCTGCGCAGAAAACAGGGCAGATGCTCCTAATAAAAAGAGTAAAGATTTTTTCATGGTTAAGATTTTTTTTGTTAAAAATAATCAAAAAATAGTATTGAAATGCCAAATTTAATTGTTTATTTTTAAGTTTTTAATAAAAAAGCCTGCTGATAGCATCAGCAGGCGACTTTTGTGCGTTAAAAAATGTTTAAGTTTAATTGCTCATCACCATTTTACGGTAAGCATAAATGTCTTCAATGGTCACGACGCTCATTTCTTTTTTGATAGCAAAGTCCACAATTTCAGGAAGTCTTGCCATAGAACCGTCTTCATTCGTCAGTTCACAAAGTACGGCATCGTCACCCAGATTAGCCATTTTTATAAGATCTACGCTGCCTTCCGTATGGCCGCGTCTTTCGAAAACACCACCTTTTTTAGCAATCAGAGGGAAAACATGCCCCGGACTTGCGATATGGCCTGCCTCTGCATTTTCTGCTACAGCAGTTCTGATCGTCGTTACGCGGTCCTTAGCTGAAACCCCGGATTCAACACCTTCTCTGGCTTCAATAGAAATGGTAAATGCGGTTTGATTTTTGGAATTGTTGGTTTCCACCATCGGACGGAGGTTCAGGTGCCTGCTTTTTTCCTCAGAAATGCACAAGCAAACGATTCCGCTGCATTCGCGGATCAGAAGTGCCATGTCTTTTTCTGTAATGGTGGATGCGGGAAAGATGATGTCGCCTTCATTTTCGCGGTTTTCATCATCTACCAGAAGAATTCCTTTTCCCTGTTGTAGTTTTAGAAGTGCATTTTCTACACGTTCTGTGGAGGTTGCTCCAAATTGTTTTAATAATTTTTCCATGTTATTTTACTTTTAAAAGTTAAAATAGTCTTCGGTACATGGAAATGAAATACGGCACAATAAGCCCGTAAGGAATCTTACTGACCGTTTCATTTTCTTCTCCCATCCAGACTTTAACTGTCGGTTCCGGAATTTCACCAGATCAGTCCCTTCCGAAGAAAGGAGTCGCGGACTGTAACCGCCGGTAGGGAATTTCACCCTGCCCCGAAGAAAACTTATACTAAGTTTTACTGTATGTTCTGATTTAAAATTTTTATTTCATTGATTATATTTAACGCACAGACCGCTAATTTCGGGAAGTTTTTTGAGATAGGAAATAGCTTTTGATCGGAATTCTCGGTAATAGGGGATATGATATCAAGTGAAAATATTTAGCTAAAGGTCTTTCTTTTTTGTGGCATTTATTTTTCTGCGATAGCTGTCTACTTTTTGTGCAATATGCCGTTCCAAAACTTTCTGTTCATCATAAGAAGGACTGTTTTCTTCATTTTCAAATATATTGTATACACAATAGTTTGAGGTAAGAGTATCGGTGATTTTGCCAAAATCTTCAACAAAAACTTCTGTACTTTCTTTAGTTTCAAACTGTTGAATATATCCGTTAAAATTTTCAGGATCCAATTTTTTTAATGTTTTATCAGCATTTTGAATATAAACCCTTTTATCTGTATCATCTGCATCTGAAATCACAGTATCAATCACTAATATTCCGTCTTCGGGAATTTTCAGGATCCATCTCCAACCATCTTTTTTTGGCGTAATGCTTCCTTTTTCACCTAAAACAACAATAAATGGTTTGGAAGTATCATAATGATGAGGTAAAATATAAGAAACCCGTGTTCTCTGAACAGCTTGATAAATAAAGCCTGATGAAAAATACAATATTACCGGAAGGACAACAAGAAAAATATTTTTGCGGCTGTGATAGGGGATAAGTATGAGTAATGCACCAACGAAATAAATCATATAAGCGAGCATGAGCTCGGCATATCCCACATACACATTCGAAAAGAGATAAGCATAAATAACAAGTAAAATGGCGAAAATTAAAATAACTAATCCGGTATAAAAAAGAATTTTTTGTCCAGTAGAAGGTGAAAAGGGGAAGCTGTTTTTTTTCATGTTTTTACGAAGGAATTATTTAATTATAATAATTCTTGTGTTTCTATTTTAATTATTATGAACTGGACAGATAAGGTGAATTTTGATTAGAAATTAGAAAATTAAATTTATTCTCTCAATATTTTTTCCATCTTCTTTCCCTTCGCCAGTTCATCAATAAGCTTGTCCAGATACCGGATATTTCTCATGAGTTCATCCTCAATGTCCTCCACACGGTATCCGCAAATAACACCTTTGATCAATGAAACATTGGGATTGATCTTTGGGGCCTGCTCAAAAAAGGTTTTAAAATCGGTTTTGTTATCCAATATTTCCTGAAGGCTTTTTTCATCATATCCGGTTAGCCAGAATATAATTTCATCAACTTCGGATTTGGTGCGGCCTTTCTTTTCTGCTTTTTGAATATAATGCGGATAAACACTGGCAAAAGCTGTAGTGTAAATTCTGGTGTTCTGCATGGCATTTAATTAATTATCACTTAACTCTTTAAGAATATCATCAAGGATTTTGTTGAATTCTTCAGGTTTTTCCAGCATAGGATAATGCCCTGTTCCGGCCATCTCAATATAATTGTAATCTTTTAAATACTTCCGGTTGTTTTCAATATTCGTGGGAAAATTATCCGAGTTGATGGCTCTTACCGGGACCTGAATTTTCGATGCATCTTCCCTGAAATCTTTTTTATACAAAGGCCTGAGAAGATTAATGGCGGTTTCCGAGGTATTTTGAAGAAATTCATCCTGCAATTTCTGCTTTACATCTGGTGGCGTTTTTTCCGTGAAAAGGTATTGTGGAAGAATATTTTCGACTGCATTTTTAAAATCATTCCGGTAATGCACGAATAAAAACTGTTCAGCTTTTTCTTCTGTAAGTGCTTCTTCAAGATCTTTTATGGTATCTATTAAAATGACCGCCTTTACATTAGGCATATTTGAAGCAGCTTCAAGAACATAAGCTCCGGACATTGAATGGCCAATAAGGATAATCTCCTGTGAGCTGATCTGGCCGGCTACTGCTCTGATGTCATCTGCATACCGTTCACTGCTCCATTCTGCTCTTGAGGCATCAGATTTTCCGTGTCCTGCAAGGCTCATCTGTACAATATGATAGCGGTCTTTAAAATGTTCCTGCTGGCCGTTCCACCATTCTGCATTGCCAAGCCATCCATGTACGAATAAAAGGGCAGTTTTTCCTTCTCCGCTTTCTTTATAGTGTA
Protein-coding sequences here:
- the ribB gene encoding 3,4-dihydroxy-2-butanone-4-phosphate synthase; protein product: MEKLLKQFGATSTERVENALLKLQQGKGILLVDDENRENEGDIIFPASTITEKDMALLIRECSGIVCLCISEEKSRHLNLRPMVETNNSKNQTAFTISIEAREGVESGVSAKDRVTTIRTAVAENAEAGHIASPGHVFPLIAKKGGVFERRGHTEGSVDLIKMANLGDDAVLCELTNEDGSMARLPEIVDFAIKKEMSVVTIEDIYAYRKMVMSN
- a CDS encoding DUF2200 domain-containing protein; amino-acid sequence: MQNTRIYTTAFASVYPHYIQKAEKKGRTKSEVDEIIFWLTGYDEKSLQEILDNKTDFKTFFEQAPKINPNVSLIKGVICGYRVEDIEDELMRNIRYLDKLIDELAKGKKMEKILRE
- a CDS encoding T9SS type A sorting domain-containing protein; this translates as MKKSLLFLLGASALFSAQITLTKAANDPISGNVINYNHVTGPVNNSATGANTTFSNGSLTMGISSVTTYSTPTSAEITTFPGSTIKMIDGTTTVYYKASATKLEITGIINPQLTLNFSVDNGTYNNYPTTYGPAQNDTAKGTFSSSVANGLFSGTMTAQADAYGTLIIGNRTYTNVLRVKYTQNLNLYSSFDVVYANPIGTATNTSYAYYDASHRYSLLSSTSGNVSVPLLSINQTVGTALAINEAFLATSNTTVKKENLIVYPNPAQDFIGFKGNTDNYSKANIYSLDGKLVKTADVKSGNIQISDLPPASYFIEISGKNAADTKNTKFIKK
- a CDS encoding alpha/beta fold hydrolase — protein: MNPGTNKLNILQHTNMEKYAQSGDGQKIHYKESGEGKTALLFVHGWLGNAEWWNGQQEHFKDRYHIVQMSLAGHGKSDASRAEWSSERYADDIRAVAGQISSQEIILIGHSMSGAYVLEAASNMPNVKAVILIDTIKDLEEALTEEKAEQFLFVHYRNDFKNAVENILPQYLFTEKTPPDVKQKLQDEFLQNTSETAINLLRPLYKKDFREDASKIQVPVRAINSDNFPTNIENNRKYLKDYNYIEMAGTGHYPMLEKPEEFNKILDDILKELSDN